From a region of the Equus przewalskii isolate Varuska chromosome 2, EquPr2, whole genome shotgun sequence genome:
- the PRSS51 gene encoding serine protease-like protein 51 isoform X1, protein MLQLLIPLLMALKGHAQEDPEKAPCGYRPAFSTSTSLQFHELFEVQEGEFPWQVSIQNSRKHLCGGSIIHRWWVLTAAHCFPRTLLEMALGNVTVVMGIRTFSDVHLERKRVQKIIIHKDYKPSHLDSDLSLLLLATPIQFTNFKMPVCLQEKERIWDRCWMAEWVTDAYDEYDNLNTYLQKLRLVQINRRECSKRVDQLSSNMLCAWKEPGTQGTSQGDSGAPLICTMHGTQRLFQVGVFSWGIRSGFKGRPGMFVSVAQFVPWIQEETQKEGKAYTISGARRSSLPHVLQYPLLLGLGSQMLLTTVFTGDKSNH, encoded by the exons ATGCTCCAGCTTCTAATTCCACTGCTCATGGCGCTCAAGGGACATGCTCAGGAAGATCCAG aaaaagCTCCGTGTGGCTACAGACCTGCCTTTTCAACTTCAACATCGTTACAATTTCACGAACTATTTGAGGTTCAGGAAGGCGAGTTCCCATGGCAAGTGAGTATCCAGAACTCTCGGAAACACCTCTGTGGAGGCTCAATCATACATCGGTGGTGGGTTCTAACAGCTGCACATTGCTTCCCAAGAACCCT ATTAGAAATGGCATTGGGAAATGTCACTGTGGTCATGGGGATCAGAACATTCAGCGATGTCCACTTGGAAAGAAAGCGAGTGCAGAAGATAATTATTCACAAAGACTATAAGCCGTCCCACCTTGACAGCGacctctccctgctcctgctgGCCACACCAATACAATTCACTAACTTCAAAATGCCCGTCTGCctgcaggagaaagagaggatCTGGGACCGGTGTTGGATGGCAGAGTGGGTGACTGATGCATATG ATGAATATGACAACTTAAACACGTACCTGCAGAAGCTGAGATTGGTGCAGATTAACCGGAGAGAATGCAGCAAGAGGGTAGACCAGCTCTCCAGCAACATGCTTTGTGCCTGGAAGGAACCAGGCACCCAAGGCACTTCCCAG ggaGACAGTGGGGCACCTCTGATCTGTACTATGCATGGAACCCAGAGGCTCTTCCAAGTGGGTGTCTTCAGTTGGGGCATAAGATCCGGCTTCAAGGGGAGGCCTGGGATGTTTGTGTCTGTGGCTCAATTTGTTCCATGGATCCAGGAAGAGACACAAAAGGAGGGGAAAGCCTATACCATTTCGGGAGCCCGAAGAAGTTCCCTGCCTCATGTTCTGCAGTACCCCTTATTGCTAGGCTTGGGGTCTCAGATGCTGCTTACCACCGTGTTTACTGGTGATAAATCAAATCACTAA
- the PRSS51 gene encoding serine protease-like protein 51 isoform X2, producing the protein MLRKIQKKLRVATDLPFQLQHRYNFTNYLRFRKASSHGKLEMALGNVTVVMGIRTFSDVHLERKRVQKIIIHKDYKPSHLDSDLSLLLLATPIQFTNFKMPVCLQEKERIWDRCWMAEWVTDAYDEYDNLNTYLQKLRLVQINRRECSKRVDQLSSNMLCAWKEPGTQGTSQGDSGAPLICTMHGTQRLFQVGVFSWGIRSGFKGRPGMFVSVAQFVPWIQEETQKEGKAYTISGARRSSLPHVLQYPLLLGLGSQMLLTTVFTGDKSNH; encoded by the exons ATGCTCAGGAAGATCCAG aaaaagCTCCGTGTGGCTACAGACCTGCCTTTTCAACTTCAACATCGTTACAATTTCACGAACTATTTGAGGTTCAGGAAGGCGAGTTCCCATGGCAA ATTAGAAATGGCATTGGGAAATGTCACTGTGGTCATGGGGATCAGAACATTCAGCGATGTCCACTTGGAAAGAAAGCGAGTGCAGAAGATAATTATTCACAAAGACTATAAGCCGTCCCACCTTGACAGCGacctctccctgctcctgctgGCCACACCAATACAATTCACTAACTTCAAAATGCCCGTCTGCctgcaggagaaagagaggatCTGGGACCGGTGTTGGATGGCAGAGTGGGTGACTGATGCATATG ATGAATATGACAACTTAAACACGTACCTGCAGAAGCTGAGATTGGTGCAGATTAACCGGAGAGAATGCAGCAAGAGGGTAGACCAGCTCTCCAGCAACATGCTTTGTGCCTGGAAGGAACCAGGCACCCAAGGCACTTCCCAG ggaGACAGTGGGGCACCTCTGATCTGTACTATGCATGGAACCCAGAGGCTCTTCCAAGTGGGTGTCTTCAGTTGGGGCATAAGATCCGGCTTCAAGGGGAGGCCTGGGATGTTTGTGTCTGTGGCTCAATTTGTTCCATGGATCCAGGAAGAGACACAAAAGGAGGGGAAAGCCTATACCATTTCGGGAGCCCGAAGAAGTTCCCTGCCTCATGTTCTGCAGTACCCCTTATTGCTAGGCTTGGGGTCTCAGATGCTGCTTACCACCGTGTTTACTGGTGATAAATCAAATCACTAA